In a single window of the Flavivirga spongiicola genome:
- a CDS encoding uracil-DNA glycosylase, with amino-acid sequence MNVDIHKSWKPYLEEEFGKPYFKDLVSFIKSEYRSQTCFPPGKQIFNAFNHCHFDDVKVVIIGQDPYHGPRQANGLCFSVNKDISHPPSLINIFKEIETDLGIPYPENGDLMRWADQGVLLLNATLTVRAHQAGSHQKRGWETFTDAIIKMISEKKENIVFLLWGGYAKQKVKLINTNDHKVLTSGHPSPLSANRGYWFGNKHFSKTNSLLEQASQVPVQW; translated from the coding sequence ATGAATGTAGATATTCACAAAAGTTGGAAACCTTATTTAGAAGAAGAATTTGGGAAGCCTTATTTTAAAGATTTAGTAAGTTTTATTAAATCTGAATATAGATCTCAAACTTGTTTCCCTCCGGGAAAACAAATTTTTAATGCCTTTAATCATTGCCATTTTGATGATGTGAAAGTTGTTATTATTGGTCAGGATCCATATCATGGACCTAGGCAAGCAAATGGATTGTGTTTTTCTGTTAATAAAGATATTAGTCATCCGCCATCATTGATTAATATTTTTAAAGAAATAGAAACAGATTTAGGAATTCCATATCCAGAAAATGGTGATCTTATGCGTTGGGCTGATCAAGGTGTGCTATTATTGAATGCTACGCTGACAGTTAGAGCGCACCAAGCAGGGAGTCATCAAAAAAGAGGTTGGGAAACCTTTACTGATGCTATTATAAAAATGATAAGTGAAAAGAAAGAGAATATTGTGTTTTTACTTTGGGGAGGTTATGCAAAGCAAAAAGTAAAGCTAATAAATACTAATGACCATAAAGTATTGACTTCCGGACACCCTTCACCTTTAAGCGCTAATAGAGGCTATTGGTTTGGTAATAAGCATTTCAGTAAGACTAACTCCCTGTTGGAGCAAGCCTCTCAGGTGCCTGTTCAATGGTGA
- a CDS encoding type I restriction enzyme HsdR N-terminal domain-containing protein produces MQELNFPKFSFRFKNSENKISIFDSIRKKFVILQPEEWVRQHCVQYLINNKGYPKSLINVEKELIINSLRKRYDIVVYNSNGSIHLIVECKAPKIIINQDTFDQIARYNLELNATYLMVTNGLNHYYCQMDFENERYNFLKDIPSFSKQSQ; encoded by the coding sequence ATGCAAGAACTTAATTTTCCAAAGTTTTCGTTTCGATTCAAAAATAGCGAAAATAAAATTTCTATATTCGATAGTATTCGTAAAAAATTTGTGATTTTACAACCAGAAGAATGGGTTCGTCAACACTGTGTTCAATATTTAATAAATAATAAGGGGTATCCTAAATCTTTAATTAACGTAGAAAAAGAATTGATTATTAACTCTTTAAGAAAACGATACGATATTGTAGTATACAATTCTAATGGCAGTATTCATTTAATAGTAGAATGTAAAGCCCCAAAAATTATTATAAACCAAGATACATTCGATCAAATAGCACGTTATAATTTAGAGTTAAATGCTACATATTTAATGGTTACCAATGGATTAAATCATTATTATTGCCAAATGGATTTTGAAAATGAACGTTATAATTTTTTAAAAGATATTCCTAGTTTTAGTAAGCAGTCGCAGTGA
- a CDS encoding glycosyltransferase family 2 protein: MKIAIVILNWNGKKLLDQFLPSVIEHSKEVDIYVADNASTDDSVSFVKATYPSIKIIQNKENGGYAKGYNEALKHIEADVFCLLNSDVEVTKKWLLPIIETFKKEVNTAIIQPKLLDYKKKDYFEYAGAAGGFIDKYGYPYCRGRIFNTIEKDSGQYNDNSEIFWASGACFFIRSTVFHQLNGLDEYFFAHMEEIDLCWRAKNLGHYIKYVSRSEVYHVGGATLNDTHPKKTYLNFRNSLFVLTKNAKGLLFSLIFVRLILDGIAGIKFLLEFRPKHTIAIVKAHFGFYNNLRRLLKQRKSTKNKIKYYQRTSIVVDYFVNKKTNYKSL, from the coding sequence TTGAAAATAGCAATCGTTATATTAAATTGGAATGGTAAAAAGCTTTTAGATCAGTTTTTACCATCGGTCATTGAACATTCTAAAGAAGTAGATATATATGTTGCTGATAATGCCTCAACTGATGATTCTGTTTCTTTTGTAAAAGCCACTTACCCGTCTATAAAAATAATTCAAAATAAAGAAAATGGTGGCTATGCTAAAGGCTATAATGAGGCTTTAAAACATATAGAAGCAGATGTTTTTTGTTTACTAAATAGCGATGTAGAAGTTACTAAAAAATGGCTACTTCCTATTATTGAAACTTTTAAAAAGGAGGTTAACACAGCTATCATTCAACCTAAATTACTAGATTATAAAAAGAAAGATTATTTTGAATATGCTGGAGCTGCTGGGGGGTTTATAGATAAATATGGGTACCCGTATTGCAGAGGTCGTATTTTTAATACTATTGAAAAAGACTCTGGGCAATATAATGACAATTCTGAAATATTTTGGGCATCAGGAGCCTGTTTCTTTATCAGGAGTACCGTATTTCATCAGTTAAATGGATTAGACGAATATTTTTTCGCTCATATGGAAGAAATAGACTTATGCTGGCGCGCTAAAAATTTGGGGCACTATATAAAATATGTAAGTCGATCTGAGGTTTATCATGTAGGAGGTGCTACACTTAATGATACCCATCCTAAAAAGACCTATCTAAATTTTAGAAATAGTTTGTTTGTCTTAACTAAAAATGCAAAAGGTTTATTATTTTCTCTAATATTTGTTAGATTAATTTTAGATGGCATTGCCGGAATAAAGTTCTTACTTGAATTTAGACCAAAGCATACTATAGCCATAGTAAAAGCGCATTTTGGATTCTATAATAATTTAAGAAGATTATTAAAACAACGAAAATCCACAAAAAATAAAATTAAATATTACCAAAGAACATCCATAGTCGTTGATTATTTCGTAAATAAAAAGACCAATTATAAAAGTTTATAA
- a CDS encoding C1 family peptidase, whose product MKNKFLASVFTFFTLFIYSQSYDFKTIIDLDATDVISQDNTGTCWSFSTSSFLESEIIRLTGQKIDLSEMYNVRHTYLNKSWNYVMRQGKTQFSQGGLAHDVINSISEHGFVPNDLYTGLTNGNKKHNHSKLVDTLKKTLDRYIKEPKTYNWKKETNEILDTYLGNNIESFDYNGTKYTPLSFMRKAQIDPKNYVTITSFSHKPYHTNFILNIPDNFSNGTFFNVKLDELVHIVNNALKEGFTVELDCDVSEKTFSSKHGLAIISEDGVNIEDALVNVSKEKEITQEFRQQEFENYNTTDDHLMHITGLLKDQNGTTYYKVKNSWGTNPKRVSNGGYIYMSEAYLKLKTISIMLNKKALPKKILKILRKAQTF is encoded by the coding sequence ATGAAAAATAAATTTTTAGCTTCTGTTTTTACTTTTTTCACCCTTTTTATCTATTCTCAATCTTATGATTTTAAAACTATTATAGACCTTGATGCTACAGATGTTATTAGTCAGGATAATACTGGAACCTGTTGGAGTTTTTCTACATCATCATTTCTTGAAAGTGAAATAATTCGCCTCACAGGACAAAAAATTGATTTGTCTGAAATGTATAACGTCCGCCATACATATCTTAATAAATCATGGAACTATGTTATGAGGCAAGGAAAAACACAATTTAGTCAAGGTGGATTAGCACATGATGTTATCAATAGTATTTCAGAACATGGATTTGTTCCGAATGATTTATACACCGGCTTAACAAATGGCAATAAAAAACACAATCATTCCAAATTAGTAGATACACTGAAAAAAACTTTGGATAGATATATAAAAGAACCAAAAACCTATAATTGGAAAAAGGAGACCAATGAAATTTTAGACACTTACCTCGGTAATAATATTGAAAGCTTTGATTATAATGGGACTAAATATACGCCTCTATCTTTTATGAGGAAGGCTCAAATCGATCCAAAAAACTATGTTACAATTACGTCATTTTCACATAAACCTTATCACACAAATTTCATACTAAATATTCCTGATAATTTTTCTAATGGTACATTTTTTAATGTAAAATTAGATGAACTCGTACATATTGTAAATAATGCGTTGAAAGAAGGTTTTACTGTTGAATTAGATTGTGATGTTAGCGAAAAAACGTTCTCATCAAAACATGGATTGGCAATCATTTCTGAAGACGGTGTAAATATAGAAGATGCTTTGGTAAATGTATCTAAAGAAAAGGAAATAACGCAAGAATTCAGACAACAAGAGTTTGAAAACTATAACACCACAGACGATCACTTAATGCATATAACTGGGTTATTAAAAGATCAGAATGGAACCACCTACTATAAAGTAAAAAATTCATGGGGGACAAACCCTAAAAGAGTTAGTAATGGGGGGTATATTTACATGAGTGAAGCATATCTTAAATTAAAAACTATTTCCATAATGCTAAATAAAAAAGCACTCCCTAAAAAAATTCTTAAAATATTGAGAAAAGCGCAAACATTTTAA
- a CDS encoding 1,4-dihydroxy-2-naphthoyl-CoA synthase has product MDQENWITVKEYQDITYKKYNGVARIAFNRPDVRNAFRPKTTSELYDAFYDANEDVNIGVVLLSAEGPSTKDGVYSFCSGGDQKARGHQGYVGEDGYHRLNILEVQRLIRFMPKAVIAVVPGWAVGGGHSLHVVCDLTLASKEHAIFKQTDADVTSFDGGYGSAYLAKMVGQKKAREIFFLGRNYSAQEAYEMGMVNAVIPHDKLEATAYEWAQEILAKSPTSIKMLKFAMNLTDDGMVGQQVFAGEATRLAYMTDEAIEGRNAFLEKRKPNFAKKWIP; this is encoded by the coding sequence ATGGACCAAGAAAATTGGATTACTGTTAAAGAATATCAAGATATCACTTATAAAAAATATAATGGTGTTGCACGTATCGCTTTCAATAGACCAGACGTTCGTAATGCTTTTAGACCGAAAACAACTAGCGAATTATACGATGCTTTTTATGATGCTAATGAAGATGTAAATATTGGAGTTGTCCTATTATCTGCAGAAGGACCATCAACTAAAGATGGTGTATATTCCTTTTGTAGTGGAGGCGACCAAAAGGCTAGAGGACATCAAGGGTATGTAGGAGAAGATGGGTATCATCGTTTAAATATTTTAGAAGTTCAGCGTTTAATTAGATTTATGCCAAAAGCAGTCATTGCTGTTGTACCTGGTTGGGCTGTAGGTGGTGGACATAGCTTACACGTTGTTTGTGATTTAACGCTGGCCAGTAAAGAACACGCCATCTTTAAACAAACAGATGCTGATGTAACTAGTTTTGATGGTGGGTATGGCTCTGCTTATTTAGCAAAAATGGTGGGACAGAAAAAAGCACGTGAAATATTTTTCTTAGGAAGAAATTATTCAGCACAAGAGGCCTACGAAATGGGCATGGTAAATGCGGTGATACCTCATGACAAATTAGAAGCCACTGCTTATGAGTGGGCACAAGAAATATTAGCTAAATCACCAACATCTATAAAAATGCTTAAATTCGCCATGAATTTAACAGATGATGGTATGGTTGGTCAGCAGGTATTTGCAGGAGAAGCTACGCGCTTGGCTTATATGACAGATGAAGCTATTGAAGGTAGAAATGCCTTTCTTGAAAAACGAAAACCTAATTTTGCTAAAAAATGGATTCCATAA
- the menA gene encoding 1,4-dihydroxy-2-naphthoate octaprenyltransferase, with product MDSIMNKVSLWISTMRLRTLPLSISGIILASCLAEYNGYFKWKIGILAILTTLSFQILSNLANDYGDGIKGTDNNGRIGPERAIQSGKISPDEMFNAIKINVLISIGLAFLLIFCAFGVKHFLLTLLFFILGIASVVGAIKYTVGSNAYGYRGLGDLFVFVFFGLVSVIGCYVLYAKTIDHVVFLPACTVGLLSVGVLNLNNMRDIVSDEKSNKLTLAVKFGIKNARIYHYALIGLAILLSALFGILYYTSPYNLIFMVAYIPLLIHIKKVSINKEPKLLDPELKKIALTTVLLAILMGVGHLL from the coding sequence ATGGATTCCATAATGAATAAAGTCTCTCTTTGGATTTCTACAATGCGTCTGCGGACGTTACCTTTATCAATATCAGGGATTATTTTGGCGTCATGTTTAGCAGAATACAATGGCTATTTTAAATGGAAGATAGGTATTCTTGCGATTCTTACCACTTTAAGTTTTCAAATATTATCGAATCTGGCCAACGATTATGGTGACGGTATTAAAGGCACCGATAATAATGGTAGAATTGGACCAGAACGTGCTATACAGTCTGGAAAGATTTCTCCGGATGAAATGTTTAATGCCATTAAGATTAATGTTCTAATTTCTATTGGTTTAGCTTTTTTACTCATTTTCTGCGCATTTGGAGTGAAGCATTTTTTACTCACGCTTTTATTTTTTATACTTGGTATTGCATCTGTTGTCGGTGCCATAAAATACACTGTTGGAAGTAATGCTTATGGTTATAGAGGTTTAGGTGACCTTTTTGTATTTGTTTTTTTTGGATTAGTGAGCGTTATTGGTTGTTATGTGTTGTATGCAAAAACAATAGACCATGTTGTTTTCCTTCCAGCTTGCACTGTAGGATTACTAAGTGTTGGCGTTCTTAATCTTAATAATATGCGAGATATTGTATCTGATGAAAAATCAAATAAATTAACGCTAGCGGTTAAGTTTGGAATTAAAAATGCTAGAATATACCATTATGCGTTAATTGGATTGGCTATTTTATTGTCTGCCTTATTCGGAATATTATATTACACATCGCCATATAACTTAATTTTTATGGTGGCATACATTCCTCTATTAATTCATATTAAAAAGGTAAGTATAAATAAAGAGCCCAAGTTATTAGATCCAGAGTTAAAAAAAATAGCATTAACTACAGTTTTATTAGCTATTCTTATGGGAGTAGGCCATTTGTTATAG
- the holA gene encoding DNA polymerase III subunit delta, with protein MDEVKQLVTDIKNKKLKPIYFLMGEEPYYIDKISDFIESTVLAEEERGFNQMVLYGRDVTIEDIASNAKRYPMMAEYQVVIVKEAQDLSRTIEKLASYAENPQPTTVLVVNYKYKKIDKRKSLYKTLKKTGIVYESKKLYENQVADWIRRVLSSKDYSISPKAAQMLVEFLGTDLSKINNELEKLQIILPKGTQISPEHIEENIGISKDYNNFELRKAIGEKNTIKAYQIVNYFAENPKDNPMVVTVSLLFNFFSQLLHFHGLSDKSPRNVASALKINPYFVKEYIAAARHYPMRKVSAVVSTLREFDVKSKGVGANAVPQGDLLKELLVRILSN; from the coding sequence TTGGACGAAGTCAAACAATTAGTTACAGATATAAAGAATAAAAAACTAAAACCCATTTACTTTTTAATGGGAGAGGAGCCTTATTATATTGATAAGATCTCCGATTTTATTGAAAGTACCGTTTTAGCAGAAGAAGAACGTGGTTTTAATCAAATGGTTTTATATGGTCGGGATGTAACGATTGAAGATATTGCCAGCAATGCAAAACGCTATCCCATGATGGCAGAGTATCAGGTGGTTATTGTTAAAGAAGCTCAGGATTTATCGCGGACTATTGAAAAGCTAGCTTCTTATGCTGAAAATCCACAGCCTACAACTGTTTTAGTGGTAAACTATAAGTATAAAAAGATTGATAAGCGTAAATCGCTATATAAAACATTAAAAAAGACTGGCATCGTTTACGAAAGCAAAAAACTTTACGAAAATCAGGTTGCTGACTGGATTCGCCGTGTATTATCTTCTAAAGACTATTCTATTTCACCTAAAGCAGCACAAATGCTTGTTGAGTTTTTAGGAACAGATTTAAGTAAAATAAATAATGAGTTGGAAAAACTTCAAATTATTTTACCAAAAGGGACTCAAATTTCGCCCGAGCATATTGAAGAAAATATTGGTATTAGTAAAGACTATAATAATTTTGAATTACGCAAAGCTATTGGAGAAAAGAATACTATAAAGGCTTATCAAATTGTTAATTACTTTGCTGAAAATCCTAAAGATAATCCGATGGTAGTAACCGTGTCTTTATTATTTAATTTTTTTTCACAATTGCTTCATTTTCATGGATTAAGTGATAAGTCCCCTAGAAATGTTGCATCTGCTTTGAAAATAAACCCTTACTTTGTGAAGGAATATATAGCAGCAGCGAGACATTACCCAATGCGTAAAGTAAGTGCGGTTGTTTCTACATTGAGGGAGTTTGATGTAAAAAGCAAAGGCGTAGGTGCTAATGCTGTTCCTCAAGGAGATTTATTAAAAGAATTGTTAGTAAGAATATTATCTAATTAG